Proteins from a genomic interval of Schaalia odontolytica:
- a CDS encoding CDP-alcohol phosphatidyltransferase family protein — protein MPEQPVTATPEQEAAPASPGAPSKPSLGRVIAAWAVHAFTISGLAWATLALFAMLTNDIPMMWLWFVIALIVDGVDGTLARKVGVRQVVPWFDGGVVDNLVDYLTWTFLPALFMAMYLPFGPRPIPVIMMVIIIVSSVFCYANDGEKSNDNYFVGFPAAWNCVAIVMYVLQTPAWVNIAATIILAILTLVPIHYTHPARVKRFRIPNIIGAAAWIVACAYLVIVYPVQPVWVLILFWVGGGWFMLAGFIRTATGEDKL, from the coding sequence GTGCCTGAACAACCCGTCACCGCCACCCCCGAGCAGGAGGCCGCCCCGGCCTCGCCCGGCGCCCCCAGCAAACCTAGCCTCGGTCGCGTCATCGCGGCCTGGGCGGTCCATGCGTTTACGATCTCGGGCCTCGCGTGGGCGACCCTCGCCCTCTTCGCCATGCTCACCAACGACATCCCGATGATGTGGTTGTGGTTCGTCATTGCCCTGATCGTGGACGGCGTGGACGGTACCCTTGCCCGCAAGGTCGGTGTCCGGCAGGTGGTCCCGTGGTTCGATGGCGGCGTCGTGGACAATCTCGTCGACTACCTGACGTGGACCTTCCTGCCCGCCCTCTTCATGGCGATGTACCTGCCCTTTGGGCCCAGGCCCATCCCGGTCATCATGATGGTGATCATCATCGTCTCTTCCGTGTTCTGCTACGCCAACGACGGCGAGAAGTCCAACGACAACTACTTCGTTGGATTCCCAGCAGCGTGGAACTGCGTGGCGATCGTCATGTACGTCCTGCAGACCCCCGCCTGGGTCAATATTGCCGCGACGATCATTCTCGCGATCCTGACGCTCGTTCCCATCCACTACACGCATCCCGCGCGCGTCAAGCGCTTCCGGATCCCGAACATCATCGGCGCCGCCGCATGGATTGTTGCGTGCGCCTACCTGGTCATCGTCTACCCGGTGCAGCCCGTCTGGGTGCTCATCCTGTTCTGGGTTGGCGGAGGCTGGTTCATGCTCGCCGGTTTCATTCGCACGGCGACCGGCGAGGACAAGCTCTAG